From the genome of Hypanus sabinus isolate sHypSab1 chromosome 29, sHypSab1.hap1, whole genome shotgun sequence:
ctaataacacacaaacaactgTGCTtatcatgtctttattgaacacattatttaatcattcacagtccaggctggaaaaagtatgtgaacccttctatttaataactggtggaacctcctttagcagcaatgacctccaccaaacatttcctgtagctgctgatcagacttgcacaactgtaaggaagaattttagaccattctccATACAAAACttccagttcatcaatatttctgggatatctCTTCAGGTCACGGCACAGCATCCCAATTGGGttaagatctggactctgacttggccattccaaaacaaaaATTTTGTTTTTCCTAAATCATTCTGATATTGATCcgtgttttggatcattgtcttgttgcatcatccaagtTCTACTAAACCTCAGGTGATGGACCACTACCccgacattctcctgtaaagtgTCTTGTTACAACTTTGAACGTTGTTGCCTCAACAATtgtaagctgtccaggccctgaggcagcaaagcagccccaaaccatgatgtccttccaccgtgcttcacagttgggacgaggtgttgatgtgtagtgCCTAATTTCCTCCAACCATGCTGGTGTGCATTCTGCCAAAAGGTTCAACTTTCAACCACCAAAAGGTCTCAACCCTCCACGGAACATTGTCCtagaagtgttgtagaacatccaggcgGTATTTTGCAAACTTCAGATAtacagaaatgtttttttttggagatcagtggtttcctccatggtgtccttccataaagaccattcttgttcagtgtttttcttatagtggacacgtgaacagagactttagcacgttccagagatttctgcagaaggtttgctgttacccttgggttcgtTTTCGCCTCCTGCAGCTttacacattgtgctcttggtgtgatctttgcaggatgcctactcctagggagagtagcaacagtactatTTCCTCCCTCTGTAGACAATTtcccttactgtggactgatgaacactcgggCCTTTGGAAatacttttgtagccttttccagcttcattcatctctacaattcttctaaagtcctctgcaagttgttttgatcgaggcacggtgcctataaacagatctttcttaagaagagcaggctctgtcagtaacctgactttatgTCTTTTTTTATATAGGCCAGGGCacatctacaacccacacctccaatctcatctcattgattggaacacttgACACCAAGTAGTTTTtgtagaaggtattaccccagaggttcataaACTTTTTCCGAACCTAgactgattgtttaaatggtgtactcagtatatacagagaagtacagttgtttgtgtgttattagtttgggcagattgtgtttgtctattattgtgactcaaATGAAGATCAGACAATATTTTATGAGTAACTAATGCAGAGAACCAGGTCATTCCAAAGggctcacaaactttttcttgcaattttATGTGCCTGAAAAGTTCTGCTCAgtacagtacatctttggaatgtgtgaggaaactgcagAGTGTACACCACAGTGGTGTACACTTTGGAATTGAAACCGGAATGCCCGCACGGTAGTAGCATTATGCTGGCCACCACGCTGTCGTACCACCCACCAAAGAGCACTGAGTAAAGGATGGGTCAAGTTTCAGAGGGTTTGCAGGGTCATGTGGATCACATGATAAATTAATCTTCCTCTCCTTTCCTCTCCCAGCCATGCACACGCCAGGACCAGCTGAACTCTTCATTTCCGGAGCGATCCCGGGTTCAGGAACGTTCCCGTCCTCGTCAACCCTCTCAGCCTATCAGCACCCAGCTTCGTTCAGCGGCCGCAGCTTTCCGGTCACGTCGTCGCTCACCCTGCCGGACGCCACCTTCAGCCCCAGCTCCAACGGGCTGCTCTCGCCCCACGACCCCCTGCTGCACATCAAGTCCTCGCAGTCCAGCGTGCCCTCGTCGCTGACCTTCGACCGGCTGGGCAGCGCCGTGCTGGGCACTGGCCTGCCCGCCCAGAGCTCGGCCTACCGCACGGCCCAGGAGTCAGCCTCCCGCCACCTCCAGTCCCAGTTCAACCTGCTGTCCTCGCCGCTGGGCCCCACCGAGCAGGCCTCGCAGCTTTACAACACCTCGGTCTTCTCTGGCTCGCCCGCCTCAGGCATCGAGAGGGCCATCCCCAGGCAGGACAGCGTCATTAAGCACTACCAGCGGCCCTCCAGCGCCCAGCCCCAGCTGCCAGCctcccaccactccctgcagcactACCTAAGCTGCGGCGGCAGCCATGGCTTCCAGCAGATGGCCCGGCACCCGGCCCTGCCCTGCAGCCCCTTGGGGGAGCCCTCGCCCGCCAGCAGCGAGGGCAGCCAGAAGGGCTCACAGGCCCGAGGTGGCGGGGAGCCCTCGCAGAGCTATCGGCCCATCATCCAGTCACCCGGCTACTCCTCAGCCTCCTCTTCCTCCAAGTCTAAGAGCTACTCGTCCTCCAGGCAGGCGGGCCGCTCCACCAGCACCCCCAAGTGCCAAAGTATCTCCTCCACAGGGCAGTCCCACCACTACTCGTCAGCAGCGCCCAAGGCCAGCTCAGTCATCTCCAGCCAGCCTCAGGCCTACTCGCCCGGTCAGACCCAGAGCCTGCTGCCCCTGACCCAGTCGCAGAGCTACAGTGTGGCTCAGGCCCAGGCCCAGGCTCAGGCCCAGGCCCAGAGCCTGGCCTCCGTCACCCAGTCGCAGGCCTTTGCCTCCAGCCAGTCACAGGACCCCGGCAGCAAGACGCAGAGCTACTCACCGGCCCAGCTGTCGGGCCTGGCCTCGGTGGGCTCCATCCAGAGCTACGGGGTCCAGTCAGAGCCCCACTCAGCACAGACGCAGGGCTACGTGACGGCCCACTCGCAAGGTCTTCCCGTCGCCAGCCCTTCCCTCAGCTACGCTCCGGGACACTCCCCAGCCCTGACCAGCCACGGGCCGTCCATCGTCTACTCGTCGGCCAGCCACGTGCAGGCCCTGCCCGACTCCAGCCCCTCGCCTATTATCCGGCCGCTCCAGTCGCCGGGCACCGGTCGCTCCCAGGGTGTTCCCTCGCCTGGCCAgccccagaaatacctgccatcaGTACTCTCACCTTCCTTCATCCAGTCCTCGCACTCCCAGGGCTTCCAGTCGCCCCAACCCGCCATGGAGAGGGCTGGGGCCTACGGCAAGGCCAAGCCCGACTCGGATCTGCTGTCCTCAGAGAGGACAGAGGACGAGGACTTCCTCATCCAGCACCTGCTAGACTCGCAGAGCCCGCCGCGCGTCTCTACCCAGAGCCTGGTCGAGTGCGAGGAGCGGGCCCCCAAAGGTCTGGTCTACGAGATGTCCAAACCCGAGGAGCGCTACCACCTCCAGAGTGTCATCCGCACCAGCTCCAGCCTGGACAGCCAGGTGCTCGAGATGTCTCTGCAGGGcctgaaggagaagaagaagggagagaggcccaAGGAGTACGTGGTCCGCTCATCCGCAGAGGCCCTGGCTACCACCGTTGTCCACTACAGCCACCAGGCCAATAGCATCGACAGCCTGGCCCGGGACATCAAGAAGTCGGTGGATCACTTGCAGGGCAAGGAGCTGGCGCAGGGCCACGGCTACCTGACAGAGGGAGGTGACCCGTCGTCGCGGGGCCATCGGCTGGAGCCCCACGCCATGATGCAGGGGCAGCCGGGCTCCCAGCTGATGCTGGATGCCTCGCCAGAGATGCCCCTGGCCCTGCCCCACCAGGGGTCGGGCCAGCCCTCCCAGCTGCTTCCCTCGGTGCTGACCCACACCCAGAGCCAACCCCCGCCGCAGCCCCCGCCCCAGCAGCCCCCGCCGCCCCCCCAGCAGCCCCAGCCCCGCAAGGTGCCCTCTGCCATGGATGTCCACCTGCTCGAGTCTCAGCGGCTGCACTCGGAGGCCCCCTCTCcccagctgcagatgctggaggtccACCTGCATCCCCATCCTCCACTGCTGGACTCCCGGCAGATGCCGGCCGAGCCTCCCTCGCCTCGCCTGGCGCCCCCGCCCCCACcgccacccccgcccccccctcCGGCCCCGGCCCCCAATGCTGCCGAGGGCCTGGCCCAGCCCGAGCGGCTGCCCCCACCCCAGGAGATGCAGGAGTTCCTGGAGCCGGAGCTGCACCTGGAGAACCACCTGTCCCAGGCCGGGGCCCCCCAGTCccacctgatggctgaggggggaGGCGAGGGCCTGCAGCTAGACCAGCCCGAGGCCCGGCAGCAAGTGGCGCCGCCTCAGCTGGAGCCCAAGGACCAGTACGGCTCGGCCAGCCCGTCCAGCGGCAAGGGGCGCTTTGTCCCACTCACCTCCATCTGCTTCCCGGACTCCTTGCTGCAGGACGAGGAGAGGAACTTCTTCCCTGGCATGGAGGACATGTTCTGCCAGGCGGCGTGCGGGGGCGAGGAGTACAGCAAACACGCCGGTGAGGAGGGGAGCCAGGCCCTGGAGCGGCCGGACACCATGAACATGATCCACTCCAACCAGACCTTCCCCGGCTACTGCTCCCAGGAGGGGGCCGGTGGGGGCGGAGGGGCGGGAGGGGGACAGCAGGGCGTCCACTTGGATCTTGAGCCAGTGTCCATGAAGCCCGAGATGGAGCCAGCGGCCTTGACCCAGCCGAGCCAGCGGCCTGCCGGCTCTGAGTTGAAGTCGCCACTCACCACCGCCAGTTTCTGCAGCATGAAGAACAGGAAGTTCCTCAAGACGTCGTCCTTACATCTGCTGAAGAAGAAGGACTCGCCCCCGCAGCCTCCCAAGAAGACCTACGCCCAGGAGTACGAGTTTGAGGATGAGGAGAAGGAGGACGTGCCGGCCGACATCCGGCTGAACAGCCGGCGGCTCCCTGACCTCCTGCCGGACCTGATCTCCAGCTGCCGCGGCCGGGGCAGCATCAGCCCGGTCTCCGACATCGACTTCTGTGCCGGCAGCCTCAACGGCGGCAAGAAGAAGCCCAAGCGGGCCTCCAAGCCCAAGGAGAAGGGGCCGCCGCGCCCCCGAGGCAGGCCCCGGATCCGGCCCCTGGAGCCCCCGCAGGGCGTGGCTCTCGATGGCCCCAAAAAGAGAGGGCGGGGCCGCGGCAGGGGCAAGAAGCTGGCCGAGGGCGAGAACGAGGGCTTCAAGATGGAGAAGCAGGCGAAGCCTAGCAAGGTAAGGAAAAAACATCTCGCCACGCTCACGTTTGTTTTTATCTGAAAAAGCGTTTACAAATTTGAGGTTGGGACAAAGAGTCATAGATTCAGAAAAAGAGGCCTTTCAGCCTGTcttatccatgctgaccatgatgcctgtcaaagccagtcccatttgccagtgtttggcCCGTTCCTCTCTATAGACCTTTCCTGCCCATGaacctatctaaatgtcttttaaatcttGTTAATGTACCTCCTTCATTTGGCCGTTCACTCCATATACCAACCACCATCTGGGctaagaagttgcccctcaagaTTTGTTGTCAATCCCAAACCTCACACTCTAAACCTTTGCCCTTTAGTTTTTGCTTCTCTTTCCCTGGGATAAAGACTGTGCATTCATCCGATCTAAAACCTATCTGCCATCTCCCCTATACTTTGCTTCACTCACTGTAAAAGGACGCCCTCTTGTGTAATCCT
Proteins encoded in this window:
- the LOC132383115 gene encoding proline-rich protein 12-like, coding for MDRNYPTSSFGDPLGTGQGWSYDRTTSGVKASLVYGGSRGSHPETDILHRQAYATPHPLQGYATNHHPAGLSGLFETGLHHASSTTPDASVMNLISALESRTPQPGPSASSLLSQFRTPSWQTAMHTPGPAELFISGAIPGSGTFPSSSTLSAYQHPASFSGRSFPVTSSLTLPDATFSPSSNGLLSPHDPLLHIKSSQSSVPSSLTFDRLGSAVLGTGLPAQSSAYRTAQESASRHLQSQFNLLSSPLGPTEQASQLYNTSVFSGSPASGIERAIPRQDSVIKHYQRPSSAQPQLPASHHSLQHYLSCGGSHGFQQMARHPALPCSPLGEPSPASSEGSQKGSQARGGGEPSQSYRPIIQSPGYSSASSSSKSKSYSSSRQAGRSTSTPKCQSISSTGQSHHYSSAAPKASSVISSQPQAYSPGQTQSLLPLTQSQSYSVAQAQAQAQAQAQSLASVTQSQAFASSQSQDPGSKTQSYSPAQLSGLASVGSIQSYGVQSEPHSAQTQGYVTAHSQGLPVASPSLSYAPGHSPALTSHGPSIVYSSASHVQALPDSSPSPIIRPLQSPGTGRSQGVPSPGQPQKYLPSVLSPSFIQSSHSQGFQSPQPAMERAGAYGKAKPDSDLLSSERTEDEDFLIQHLLDSQSPPRVSTQSLVECEERAPKGLVYEMSKPEERYHLQSVIRTSSSLDSQVLEMSLQGLKEKKKGERPKEYVVRSSAEALATTVVHYSHQANSIDSLARDIKKSVDHLQGKELAQGHGYLTEGGDPSSRGHRLEPHAMMQGQPGSQLMLDASPEMPLALPHQGSGQPSQLLPSVLTHTQSQPPPQPPPQQPPPPPQQPQPRKVPSAMDVHLLESQRLHSEAPSPQLQMLEVHLHPHPPLLDSRQMPAEPPSPRLAPPPPPPPPPPPPAPAPNAAEGLAQPERLPPPQEMQEFLEPELHLENHLSQAGAPQSHLMAEGGGEGLQLDQPEARQQVAPPQLEPKDQYGSASPSSGKGRFVPLTSICFPDSLLQDEERNFFPGMEDMFCQAACGGEEYSKHAGEEGSQALERPDTMNMIHSNQTFPGYCSQEGAGGGGGAGGGQQGVHLDLEPVSMKPEMEPAALTQPSQRPAGSELKSPLTTASFCSMKNRKFLKTSSLHLLKKKDSPPQPPKKTYAQEYEFEDEEKEDVPADIRLNSRRLPDLLPDLISSCRGRGSISPVSDIDFCAGSLNGGKKKPKRASKPKEKGPPRPRGRPRIRPLEPPQGVALDGPKKRGRGRGRGKKLAEGENEGFKMEKQAKPSKGKVQGSKASDLLSVDVPETLPTENVLENSQTQEKIKKKIKEVEEKQPEMKSGFMASFLDFLKSGKRQQLPATTSSPQKGRPSSVINQPSQAPFGLAQSMLSGPLDASESDSLMSCTSPCKRFDEDLKKNLETLPSFSSDEEDSVSKNQDLQKSITSAISALYDPMDRKETDNTENITAEDKETSSSPSEVSQPEQAAPPSPDLPKEPVPEEEASPAPESPPPPEEKEAPSPVKLAKPQDSVAICGETDEDDEESGGEGAIRKWDEFVVKIDDIKELKVAMQNGAEPPPIWRVQKASLQRFVPEVREGRRHFASSTQYVEYPDEVKIDYQRLYVKFLENTDKRDYVRICSKKPWHRPLHLAKKQESVAISGETDEEDEESGGEGVFRERDEFVVKIDDIKALKLAMQAGREPPPVWRVQKALLQKFTPEIRDGQRQFCATSKYLGYFGHAKNEYQRLYVKFLENVNKKDYVRVCSKKPWHRPQQSLRRQNQAKSTPNRVPVVVKPEPPPRPASKPKQRPSKAKAEPPPKKRKKWLREMASSSESDSTPNQQSEEERIPTGRILNTRAMKEMYKSYIELLVSAALDPAMIETIEANNDELYLPTMKKIDGILTEHKKRVTKRVSLSSLLQEGLQTFPQLVVEDCDTEHRNAPASSVKLKVAGTPYNRKTLNQLKKNVQRPQDFQVEAEKLQFYTLFHSLHHYKYHTLLHCKEQTDTLSEVNEDLGQEEIVQQCMRNMVWLEKLFDSFCELLTQVQQQCA